A part of Babylonia areolata isolate BAREFJ2019XMU chromosome 6, ASM4173473v1, whole genome shotgun sequence genomic DNA contains:
- the LOC143283320 gene encoding spermatogenesis-associated serine-rich protein 1-like produces the protein MLHVTTEVGKVGKKERERRHFPLVHNQNSAPAVHNPRGRRYIPHNYGTDIDWVPHGQYIEPQPTEAGPDWSSRLRYIPDPENPDYPAAEIWPNNWRSMRPYPWTYKRSDNEWLLDPGLTKVGLRCMFSGEHKATATSENEITHTMLFGKGRSEAIMDKRNEIPEASPGDKSYQAPEYSPSFHKLGSTLPVTRYGPARPVRSPDTFIPLTPLTNRLRETFKERDNSRQLQQEIDEVRRLEAWKPATPLPQTLPPVEDKK, from the exons ATGCTTCATGTAACCACTGAAGTCGGGAAAGTTGGCAAGAAAG AACGTGAACGGCGGCACTTTCCCTTGGTTCACAACCAGAACAGCGCCCCAGCAGTACACAATCCAAGGGGTCGGCGATACATTCCTCACAACTATGGCACAGATATAGACTGGGTGCCACATGGTCAATACATAGAACCACAACCCACTGA AGCCGGTCCAGACTGGTCGTCCAGGCTGAGGTACATCCCAGACCCAGAAAACCCTGACTATCCTGCTGCTGAGATATGGCCCAACAACTGGCGTAGCATGAGACCCTATCCCT GGACGTACAAGCGATCTGACAATGAGTGGCTGCTGGACCCAGGACTGACCAAAGTCGGTCTGCGGTGCATGTTTAGCGGGGAACACAAGGCAACCGCAACGTCCGAGAATGAGATCACGCATACAATGCTGTTTGGCAAAGGGCGATCAG AGGCCATAATGGACAAACGGAACGAGATTCCAGAGGCGTCACCAGGTGACAAGAGCTATCAGGCTCCAGAGTACTCCCCCAGCTTTCATAAACTGGGCTCCACACTTCCTGTGACCAgatatgg ACCTGCACGGCCTGTGCGCTCCCCAGACACATTTATACCACTGACACCCCTCACCAACAGACTCAG GGAGACGTTCAAGGAGAGAGATAACAGCAGACAGCTGCAACAAGAAATCGATGAAGTGCGCAGGCTGGAGGCCTGGAAACCAGCCACACCTCTGCCACAGACTCTGCCCCCTGTGGAAGACAAAAAATAG
- the LOC143282826 gene encoding uncharacterized protein LOC143282826, translating into MEQLGMDGGYKEEEAADMMDKDELEELLGLQVQFGDAPSSLPVVPFKDAAGQQHEEEVHSNLRPARNSQATDEFVCVDIGGEAFRMWSDVGAAEGLNSDPEIATFLLQHYENTKCIMLPSGGNCTVCNQPLSLVCSQCSNRPAHNLSSPSSTYAVCASETDPHRNGKMVQETLCEMTTGTARKRITLPKARKKKKKRKGKGVLIAASVVDLGSCDDGDGDDYSRGDYESGVVNDGNTVDSQGGSKTRSTKIDEKKEQVQAESASFTKIMQAAKHHGDQSKKQRRKHTSKPPTGGQVGEDGGKMFRCMVCSRSYTRACSLKAHMRKHTGEKPFKCKRCDAAFSLSGSLIVHLRTHTGDKPFVCDECGHKFAISNALKQHKRQHTGEKPYHCKICFSKYSRSDSLKVHMRTHSGDRPFICEICGADFSRLYCLIAHKKKHSGERPFKCSECPASFVQSGKLTIHMRKHTGDRPFQCEQCGASFTQSERLKTHLRIHSGEKPYRCGECGKGFSHPHSLKVHGRVHTGDKPYKCGVCSLTFADPSYFRRHKAKHANSADVPAGAATTTVTTTTTTTSCDPLCSVPGYLDPSGDFSVPLSGTDNHLNAFQAAGVTLSSSAPSMITAGFPETSASADTLGGVDCFSEATAGFSIPLSSSLPSLGFSVPGSVGLGFSMPPVMNATAEGTDAVPSVNSADPFAFLRTALHCPGSYPS; encoded by the exons atgGAGCAactggggatggatggagggtacAAGGAAGAAGAGGCAGCAGACATGATGGACAAGGATGAACTAGAGGAGCTGCTGGGTCTGCAGGTCCAATTTGGGGATGCCCCTTCATCTTTACCTGTG GTTCCATTTAAAGATGCGGCTGGCCAGCAACACGAAGAAGAGGTGCACTCAAATCTCCGGCCAGCAAGAAACTCTCAGGCCACAGatgagtttgtttgtgtggacaTTGGGGGAGAGGCGTTCAGGATGTGGTCGGATGTTGGAGCAGCCGAGGGTTTGAACTCAGACCCTGAGATTGCCACCTTTCTGCTGCAGCA CTATGAAAATACCAAGTGCATCATGCTTCCCAGTGGAGGTAACTGCACAGTGTGCAACCagcctctgtcccttgtctgctCACAGTGCAGCAACCGTCCCGCACACaatctgtcatcaccatcatcgacataCGCTGTATGTGCATCTGAAACAGATCCACATAGAAATGGAAAAATGGTTCAAGAAACGCTGTGTGAAATGACCACAGGCACTGCCAGAAAAAGGATAACGCTGCCAAaagccaggaaaaaaaagaaaaagaggaaagggaaaggggtgcTCATAGCAGCTTCTGTGGTTGACCTGGGCTCttgcgatgatggtgatggtgacgattacAGCAGAGGTGACTATGAGAGTGGTGTTGTGAATGATGGGAATACTGTGGACAGTCAGGGTGGCAGCAAAACTCGCAGCACAAAAATAGATGAGAAGAAAGAGCAAGTTCAAGCTGAGTCAGCATCGTTCACCAAAATTATGCAG GCAGCAAAACATCATGGAGATCAGAgcaagaaacagagaagaaagcacACAAGCAAG CCCCCCACGGGTGGCCAGGTGGGAGAAGACGGGGGAAAGATGTTCAGATGCATGGTGTGCAGCCGTTCCTACACCCGCGCCTGCAGTCTGAAGGCCCACATGAGGAAACACACCGGAGAGAAACCGTTCAAGTGTAAACGCTGCGACGCTGCCTTCTCTCTGTCAG GCAGTTTAATCGTCCACCTCAGAACACACACCGGGGACAAACCGTTTGTCTGCGATGAATGTGGTCACAAATTCGCCATCTCCAATGCTCTCAAACAACACAAACGTCAGCACACTGGAGAAAAGCCCTATCACTGCAAGATCTGTTTCTCCAAATACTCACGCTCTGACAGCCTCAAAGTCCACATGCGCACCCACTCAGGTGACCGCCCTTTCATCTGTGAAATATGTGGAGCAGATTTTAGCCGCCTGTATTGCCTCATTGCTCACAAGAAGAAACATTCTGGTGAAAGACCTTTCAAGTGCAGTGAATGCCCAGCATCGTTTGTTCAGTCGGGAAAGCTGACGATCCACATGCGAAAGCACACGGGGGACCGGCCATTCCAGTGCGAGCAGTGCGGGGCATCCTTCACCCAGTCGGAACGGCTCAAGACCCACCTGAGGATCCACAGCGGGGAGAAACCGTACAGGTGTGGAGAGTGTGGCAAGGGGTTTTCCCACCCGCACAGCCTCAAGGTACACGGAAGGGTGCACACAGGGGACAAACCTTACAAGTGCGGTGTCTGCTCGCTCACTTTTGCCGACCCCTCGTATTTTCGCCGCCACAAAGCCAAACACGCCAACAGTGCGGACGTGCCTGCAGGGGCTgctaccaccaccgtcaccactaccaccaccaccaccagttgtgACCCTCTTTGCTCTGTTCCTGGTTACCTGGATCCGTCAGGTGATttttctgtccctttgtctggAACTGACAACCACCTCAACGCTTTCCAGGCAGCAGGTGTCACATTGTCCTCCAGTGCTCCCTCCATGATCACCGCCGGATTTCCCGAAACCAGCGCCTCCGCTGACACCCTGGGTGGTGTGGACTGTTTTTCCGAAGCGACGGCCGggttttctatccctctctcttcctccctgccttcTCTGGGGTTTTCCGTTCCTGGGTCAGTGGGTCTGGGTTTCTCCATGCCTCCTGTGATGAATGCGACTGCTGAAGGAACAGATGCCGTGCCCAGTGTGAACAGCGCTGACCCTTTTGCCTTCCTGAGAACGGCGCTTCACTGCCCAGGGAGTTATCCTTCTTGA